Below is a genomic region from Rubrobacter calidifluminis.
GAACAACCTACATACAGATGCGCGATGCGCTCGGAGCCATCTACGAGGATGAGGACTTCTCAGAGCTCTTCGAGGTGCGCGGACGTCCCGCCATCGCGCCGTGGAGGTTGGCTTTGGTGACGTTGATGCAGTTCTCTGAAGGGCTTTCAGATAGACAGGCGGCGGAAGCTGTACGCGCCCGTATAGATTGGAAGTATGCACTCGGCCTCCAACTGACCGATCCCGGCTTCGACTTCTCGGTGCTCTCGGAGTTCCGTTCGCGGCTGGTTGAAGGCGGTAAGGAAGAGTTGCTTTTGGAGAAGCTCCTTGAGGTGTGCAAGGAGCGCGGCTACCTCAAAGTCCGTGGCAGGCAGCGCACCGACTCGACTCATGTGCTTGGTGCTTTGCGCGTCTTGAGTCAGCTGGAGCAGACGGCGGAGACGATGCGGGCCGCCCTCAACGCTCTGGCAGCCGCAGACCTGGACTGGCTCAGAGAGCACGCCGATCCGAAATGGTTCGAGCGCTACGCCAGGCGCATCGAGGATCAGCGGTTGCCCAAAGGTAAGGAAGCAAGGAAAGAGTACCTGCAAACTGTGGGCGCTGATGGGGCGCGGCTTCTTGCACAGCTCGATGATCCTCACACACCGCGAATTCTAAAGACGCTCGGTGAAGTCGAGATCCTGCGCCAACTCTGGGAACAGCGCTACGTTCAGAGTCCTGAAGGAGAGCTGCGGGCGCGCGACCCAAAAGAGAGGCCTGAAGCCGCCTACTGCATCGAATCTCCCTACGAGACGGAGGTTCGCTACGCTACCAAGCGAGGGATGAGTTGGATTGGCTACAAAGTGCATCTGACGGAAAGTTGCGACGAAGGGCTGCCGCATCTGATCACCAACGTCCACACCACTGCGGCCACCGCCACCGACGTAAAACAGCTTTGTGCCATCCAGGAAGGGCTTGCAAAAAGCGGGCTTCTGCCCGCCGAGCAGTTGGCGGACGCCGCCTACGTCTGTGGCAGCAACCTGGTTTCGAGCCACGCCTGCCGGATCGATCTCATCGGACCGACCTACGAAGATCGCCAGTGGCAGGCAAAAAGAGGCGAAGGCTTCGACGTAGCAAACTTCAGCAT
It encodes:
- a CDS encoding IS1182 family transposase codes for the protein MSMHPKPIGPVPEDTARVARAAFPKGTTYIQMRDALGAIYEDEDFSELFEVRGRPAIAPWRLALVTLMQFSEGLSDRQAAEAVRARIDWKYALGLQLTDPGFDFSVLSEFRSRLVEGGKEELLLEKLLEVCKERGYLKVRGRQRTDSTHVLGALRVLSQLEQTAETMRAALNALAAADLDWLREHADPKWFERYARRIEDQRLPKGKEARKEYLQTVGADGARLLAQLDDPHTPRILKTLGEVEILRQLWEQRYVQSPEGELRARDPKERPEAAYCIESPYETEVRYATKRGMSWIGYKVHLTESCDEGLPHLITNVHTTAATATDVKQLCAIQEGLAKSGLLPAEQLADAAYVCGSNLVSSHACRIDLIGPTYEDRQWQAKRGEGFDVANFSIDWEKKAVTCPQGRKSIRWSETKTARGRSMIHIDFSPNDCAACPSRPSCTRAKNLPRTLTLQPKEEHEAIQFARERQKREDFAALYSRRAGIEGTISQGVRAFGLRQARYRGLKKTHLQELATATAVNVGRIANWLNGVPTAVTRRSRLAALAPVS